The Rhinolophus ferrumequinum isolate MPI-CBG mRhiFer1 chromosome 19, mRhiFer1_v1.p, whole genome shotgun sequence genome has a segment encoding these proteins:
- the C19H18orf32 gene encoding UPF0729 protein C18orf32 homolog: MVCIPCIVIPVLLWVYKKFLEPYIYPLISPFISRVWPGKVRESNDKNKGKLGFKDADINGLPSKGPTEISDKKKD; encoded by the exons ATGGTGTGCATTCCTTGTATCGTCATTCCCGTTCTGCTCTGGGTCTACAAAAAGTTCCTGGAGCCATACATATACCCTCTGATTTCCCCCTTTATTAGTCGTGTGTGGCCTGGAAAAGTTAGAGAATCCAATgataaaaacaaaggcaaactAGGTTTTAAG GATGCAGACATAAATGGATTACCATCAAAAGGACCAACAGAAATCTCTGataaaaagaaagactaa
- the RPL17 gene encoding 60S ribosomal protein L17, with protein sequence MVRYSLDPENPTKSCKSRGSNLRVHFKNTRETAQAIKGMHIRKATKYLKDVTLQKQCVPFRRYNGGVGRCAQAKQWGWTQGRWPKKSAEFLLHMLKNAESNAELKGLDVDSLVIEHIQVNKAPKMRRRTYRAHGRINPYMSSPCHIEMILTEKEQIVPKPEEEVAQKKKISQKKLKKQKLMARE encoded by the exons atggttcgcTATTCGCTTGACCCAGAGAACCCTACAAAAT CATGTAAATCGAGAGGTTCAAATCTGCGGGTTCATTTTAAG AACACTCGTGAAACTGCGCAGGCCATCAAGGGGATGCATATCCGAAAAGCCACCAAGTATTTAAAGGATGTCACGTTACAAAAGCAATGTGTGCCATTCCGTCGTTACAATGGTGGAGTTGGGAGATGTGCCCAG GCCAAACAGTGGGGTTGGACACAAGGTCGTTGGCCCAAAAAGAGTGCAGAATTTTTACTGcacatgcttaaaaatgcagagagtaaTGCTGAACTTAAG ggCTTAGATGTAGACTCTCTGGTCATCGAGCACATCCAAgtgaacaaagctcccaagatgCGGCGCAGAACTTACAGAGCTCACGGGCGGATTAACCCATACATGAGCTCTCCCTGCCACATTGAGATGATCctcactgaaaaagaacaaattgttcCGAAACCAGAAGAGGAGGTTGCTCAGAAGAAGAAG atctcccagaagaaactgaagaaacaaaaacttatggcccGGGAGTAA